One part of the candidate division KSB1 bacterium genome encodes these proteins:
- the mutM gene encoding bifunctional DNA-formamidopyrimidine glycosylase/DNA-(apurinic or apyrimidinic site) lyase, producing MPELPEVETVRQGLIQAVLNRKIKDVEIFQPQLRFPVPVEKLQRDIIGCEIRSIQRRGKYLILELSNNLSIIVHLGMSGRLFVTSHNSKIDKHDHVIISLEGGEHLRFRDPRRFGMIDVYPSDDLENHARLKELGVEPLTSGFEINYCFNKVKNSQRPIKNMLMDASFVVGLGNIYTSEALYKAKIHPGRASNSLTKKHWKLLIASIQSVLKEAISQGGTTLQDEGFKNVLGSGGMFQLKLKVYGKEGEPCEICGHPITRLVQQGRSSFLCKICQR from the coding sequence TTGCCTGAATTACCTGAAGTTGAAACGGTACGCCAGGGTTTAATTCAGGCAGTATTGAATAGAAAGATTAAGGATGTTGAAATCTTTCAACCGCAATTACGGTTTCCAGTCCCGGTTGAGAAATTGCAGAGGGACATCATTGGTTGTGAAATTCGATCTATCCAAAGAAGAGGCAAATATTTAATACTCGAATTGAGTAATAATTTATCGATTATTGTCCATTTGGGTATGAGTGGACGATTATTTGTAACCTCTCATAACAGCAAAATAGATAAACACGACCATGTCATCATTAGCCTTGAAGGAGGAGAACATTTACGATTTCGAGATCCCCGTAGGTTTGGAATGATCGATGTTTATCCTTCTGATGATTTGGAGAATCATGCCAGGTTAAAGGAACTCGGCGTCGAGCCTTTAACATCTGGCTTTGAAATAAATTATTGTTTTAATAAAGTAAAAAATTCCCAAAGACCCATCAAAAATATGTTAATGGATGCGTCCTTTGTGGTCGGTTTGGGAAACATCTACACAAGCGAAGCGCTTTACAAAGCAAAAATTCATCCCGGTCGAGCATCAAATTCACTGACTAAGAAGCATTGGAAATTGTTGATTGCTTCTATTCAATCTGTTCTTAAAGAAGCCATTTCCCAGGGTGGAACTACACTACAAGATGAAGGATTTAAAAATGTTTTGGGATCCGGCGGCATGTTCCAGCTAAAACTAAAAGTTTATGGAAAAGAAGGTGAGCCCTGTGAAATCTGTGGCCATCCGATTACCAGGTTGGTTCAGCAAGGAAGGAGTAGCTTTTTATGTAAAATCTG